TTAGTTTACATCTGAAATGTGCATCCCCAGAGGGACTGCCGGCAGCTCTCTAAATATGCTGCATGTGTTGGTCCATGAATGGctgttatattttaaaaagtgcagcTTGAGAACAGCATTCAAGCTCTTTTACTGATAAATATAATGATGGGTCACTATAAACACATAATGAAGCCAGGTTGTTGATAAGGGACAGAAACAAGAAAACCTCTAGAGTACATCCCATCCCCCCATTGTTGATGTCTCCTCCCATAAAAGCCAAAATGTTTCGACTCCATTTGCCCGACCTGAATACAACCTTTTCACTTCCACCcattaaatatctttaaatatcCACATCAAATAAATCTTTAAGGTTCCAGCtaactcaataaaaaaaatggataCGCTTGTAATAGGTGGATTTTCTGCCCTGAATAATAtagttatatttttataaagaaatatttaaacattttaaacacagaTACTTCTAACATGGTTGATGTTTGGTGTTCTGAGAACTGATGTTTCCCTAAATTCCAATAACAGATTTGATGTTTCTGTAAGTCAGAAAATACTTTCAGTTTCAGGTTGAGCCATCACATTTTGCCTCTTCTGAATCTTCCTCATCACATGTCAAATGCACAATTAAGTACACATATCCATAGTACAACCACAAACCAGCATCCATGTGCTCCACTTATTGACATTAGAAGACATGAGGAGTAATATGCGCCAATACCACAAAATACAATGTCATTCATTTCCGCCTCCTCTCTGATCCTCTCGTCCtgttcctgttttctttgctcttgCTCTTTTCAGGAGAACGTGCAGATAAGGACAGAGATTCAATCTCTGGGCCTGTGGTCTGAGTTACAGCACATACTCAAGCtatgtgttccacatacagacggACAGtaagagatttctggaattgtTAAAAAGATAGATAGATCCATCCTAAATGAACATATTCTGTATGTAAATTGTGTTGTAAAGTTCTGTATGTTGCTTTTAAGTAAAAACCttatttcaattaatttcatcttcattgatttattttaggGTTTTAATTCACTCTTGAATGCAACAGTGTGACAGCTTTGATTATTAATATGCTCTCAGGGTATTATTACATACTGTATTATACTAATATTATATACACTTCCTCTAAACTATTTTTTACAAGCGAATGATGTGTAGCTATATTTCAGTTTAACCTGCCTGTCATTTGAAACTCATTAAACAGTTCAGTATCATTGACAGGGAAAGCACAATTAAGCACCAAGGACAGAAAAATGTTTGCAATCTGTTTGGCTGCCTGTGAATGATTCACAGCCAGCCACAAGAAGGCGAATGAGCATATTTCCCCAAAATtgttgaactatccctttaataaataaaactaattaaaattgtgacaaattgaatattttaatgttGGAATAAGGTCTATACCATTTAAACAACAATAGTCGGTTAGAACTGGACTCACAATCCTTGGCTGTGAGTCTGTTTTTGGCTGTTGCAGAATTAACTTTTTCATGCAGCCGCCTCAGAGTCATATCAgcctaacaaacagacaaacatcttTCCAATTAATTCAGAGTAACAGTTCAGTTTCAGGCAGTCTGATGTGAAGTGATATGTCTATTTCCACATACATGCTATGCAGCTACTACACGTCTTCAGGTGTCTATGTCTGAATTCACCAAAATGTTGGTGTTCTGACTTGGTTTTTTTACATGTTAACCAATGAATTTTACAGAATTAGAATCAATGGCTGGTGCAGTATTTTTAAGTAATTTTAAATAATGGTTTAAACTCATAGAATATATTATTATCAGCTTTCTACAGAATAGACAGGGGACAGGAGATGGGGAACAACATGCAACAAAGATCTCTGCCTGGATCTGAAACTTTATCTTTACAAGTGAAGACTGCTTTACTCCCAAGTGTGTGATGGCACTTGAGCACAAATACTGGAtagtatttttaataaaattacaataataGAAAATACTCCATTGAGGATGATTTGCTGGGGTGTCCAAAATCCACCATGTGCCACTGTCACTTACCGTTGCAATataattttctctttctttcccatCCAAGTGAGCCAGTCTTCCTTTTCTGTGTTCATATTTCCTtccaccttctcctctcttttggtcctctcctctccaaatCTCTCTGCCTATAAGATGAGATATGTGAGATATTACCACTGATGAGAAGAAATTAAACCAAAATGTAATTGTGTTGACCCTGTCTGTCCTCTAGTGGACATTAAGAAACATGGCAGCATGGACTCATGACACTGAACCAGGACTCATTCTCTCATCTCCTCATATCGTGTACTTGTTTGCTTTTTCACTCAACTTGCTTGTTTGGTTGTTAAAGAAGTTGCGTAAGACAAACAGGTTCTACAACTATGGATGACATCATAGACATGGATCTATCAGGTACTATacctttgtgttgttgttggctTTGGGCCGTCAGGATTACACTGTACAATGTGACCAGCACAAGCAGGATGGTGCCTGGGATCCCCAGTTTCCTCTGTCAaaagtttaaatacaaataaaatattgtcAGTTCATCAACCCACCcaatttaaatgaacatttcaatTACAGGGCCTTATATAACACAACAGTCATTTAgggtttcattatttttttataggtTTCATCTTAGcatttttaaagtgtgtttattTACGTGGAAAACATAATTAACAACAATTCAGAAGGTATTCACCAGTGGCaggtgcgtgcgtgtgtgcatgttccATTGTTATTGTTACATTTACCTGTCATCTAATTGCGTGACAAGCTGGCTGCCTCCCTCCGTCCTTATTTCCACGACATGATCTCTGCCCAGCTGCAGTAAACTATAGTGACTGATTGGACTGTTGACAAACACAGCTCACTGTGTAGTCACGCTAATATTTCTGCCCTGTGTCAGAGGACATAGAACATCATGAGACCATGAGATGGGCATAGCAGTGGCTGTTCTGATCCCACTTGTGTGCGTTCAACATCAGAACATCTGGGGTCATATGAGAGTAACACAAGGTTTATTCAAAGGTAAACCTCATCCCTAATGAGGCCTTTAGAAACTCACAGCCAAGCCAAGATTATCTGCATGTGCCAATATCATATGTTTCAGTGGCGCTGCATGGCTCCTAGACCAGTTCAAGGTCTTACAAGAAGACAAACTCCTGACAACACCTTAAAACAACATGCACATGGAAtcatggaaaaaaaattcatttaaaaaactgaacagTACGTTCTAACAAATATACAATGTTGGTCCTAACATCAGAACTCTTTCCTTAGACCAACTCAAAAGGcaatacaattttatttctatgttgAGTTGAATCCTACTACATGGCCTTGTGTATGCAACAGAAATCATcggaaatgtgtgaaaatgcaaaacaatcCATCCAGTTTTTTGAACTGTGGGTTTACAGGAAACAGCACTTGTGTGCTTTGTGTGCCTCAGCTGATGAACATTTCTCTCAGTGAATGTGAGGGTGGAGTGTAAGTACAGCATCACATTTCAGTCCATTGTTGGGAGCAGCCCTGCTATGATTTGTGGTTATgcgtctgtatgtgtgtgcatgtcagagAAACAACAAGATATGTAAATCCTTTTCAAGTGCAAGCAGGGCAGGAGCATCCTTCACTCAAGAGTTTggctgcacgtgtgtgtgtgtatgtgtgtgtgtgcgcgcatgtgtgtgcGGAGCTTTCTCTAACAAAAAGGTACAGTCACTTCACTGCACGTGTCACGAGGCCACATGTGTGAAAATGGCTGTAGTTTCCTGCAATTTGCACTTCACTGCATGCGACAGCACACTGGAAGGGCAGGTTAAGGCTGTTGCATTGTGGAGGCAGTAAACATAAAGGCATTTTTTTTCGTTGTAAAGTGTTTCTTTCACTGTGAGCTCAACTTTTTCCGTTCAGCACTTCACTTTCTATTATTTTTTCCCACTCAGATCATCAAGTAGTGGACATGCTTACTATagctcttttcatttcattttcagctaAGTATAGCCACATTGTGCATGTTTATGACCAAGTGGCCCTGTTCAAATGACTAGCTGGAAACTTCAAAGAGATACTGCTGATACTTAAATATGTTACTTGACAAAATTATCTGACTCTATGTCAAATAATTTGTTGTTCTTTGATGAAAAACACTAATGCTGGTTTTACAGTAATATCACTTTTATTATCAATTTTAATAGATCTATATTTATCAGTTGAACATGGCTGATAACACCAAGTGTTTCAAATCATTGCACACCTTGCAGGATCAATCCTTATGTAGAGTCACTGTTTGGGATCTCTCTACTTTAAGAAATGTCTGTAAATTTAAAGGTTAACACCCCTCTAATGAAAGTTTTGGAATCACCAGGAAGAAGCACTTCAGTAAAAAAATAGAGGGTCGCACCTTAATGCAGCCAAGAGGATTTTCAACAGATTCATGAAGCCAATTATTAGTGTAGATTAATTATATGTTGTAGTATGTATATGCAGTATATACTGCCAGAGACAGCGGACATTTCTCCAGACAATCATACTGTTTGTATTCACTAAAATCTCTCTGAGCCTCCGTGAGACCTTGCCAAAGACAGGCATCATGACTCACATATCCAAACCACACACCATTAGAATGGTACCCAATTAGACTCCTGTGAATAAGGAAACTGACAGAGTTCCTTTTTGTCGTTGACGAAAATGTACACCTGAGCTCTGTAGTGACAAGATGTAATTATCAAGTTGAATGCATAAAAAAGAGGTGTTGCTGATCTATTTGTCATTTCACGTACATAGCAGGGTCATTTTGTTCTTCTTGTTACTGTGTCATGTGAGGTGTGCTGCACGTGTAAagcttgtgttgtgttattggCTGCACAAATGATTCTCAATGTGAACTCAGAAGTGGAGCCCAAGGAAGAACACCTTTACAGCAGTGTTAGTGCAGCCCACACATAATCACTGCAAAGAGGTAAATGGTTGCAAGATAGCTTTGTTATGAACATTAAGCCATTATATTGTTGGGTTAATCccattcatgtctttgttatcACCCTGCTCCACTTCGGGAGATCAGACCTCATAGAGACAATGCAAGAGGTGTCTTTAGAATGAGCTGACAATGATCAAGGACATCTATTCATGAGAATTCAGAGTTGAGGAGTCCACTGTGTGACGGGCCTACATGAGAAGACATTTATAGAGTATAGTGTAGGATGGGAAGGTATATGCCAACAGGAAAGCACATCTTTGAGCTGGTTATTCAGAATGTGTGGGATTCAGGCTGTGGACTCCTGATCAAGAGTCcagcatctctttctctctctctcacacacacacacagaaagatggAGTGTGGGAGAGAGGTAGATTtctaaataaaattaaacaataaagTTCTTGACTTAACATCCAACATTCTtatatagatagacagatgggtagatggatagatagatagatagatagatagatagatagatagatagatagatagatagatagatagatagatagatagatggatggacagacagatagttggatagatagatagatattataTGCAAAAGGATAGAGcactatactatactattcaaggttttattttgaaaaatgcatCTCAAGTCCATGTCATTACACAACGATAACACAATTCATATTTAAGTAAGTATTGGTGCTTTATTTGTTTCTCGCGTGTCTCTCATTGAATCTGACACCTTTCCAGTGCTTTGCCGGATTTTCTTGCCGTATGCGGCCCAATCACTTGCCGGAGATCAGTGCTAAAACTCGGCCGACGAGCAAGCGGGTGCAGGGCCCCGCAAGGGTCGTCGCGCCCTGGCGCCTGGCTCCCCCTCCCCATCGCACGGCCAGTCCGCATCGCCTGGTACGAACGAAGGGAAACTTTTCTGTGCTGAGACGGGCCGGTTTCGGTGGGAAGCCCGCCACGCTTTGCCAGAGTCTCGAAGACTTTCTCTAGATTAGTGCTGTCCTTCGCTGACGTTTCAAATAAGACACAGTCATCGCCGAGGGCTTGGAGCACCTCTGACTTTGGTATCGCTCTCTCAGACCCCTGGAGATCCACCTTGTTGGCGCACACCAGCAGGGGAACCTGCGGCTGTGCGCACAGCTCTGGCACCGAGGACTTGGTGAGTTTGGATTTAGCAGCGAGGATCTCCCTTCGCAGGACGCACACCTCTTCAAAAGAGCTCCGGTCATCTACACTGAATACTAGAAGAAAGATGTCTcctgcaaaaatgaaaacaacaacaaatcaattATATCCCTGAGGTTTAAATTTAGCCACCAACATCTATACATTCTCCAGGAACGAATCAGCCCTCATTCTTCTCTTTTAACCAAATAAAAactgataataatgatataGTTTTGCAGGAGAGAGATTATGAGCCAATACGCACCAGTGAGGATGGACAGCCGCCGCTTGGCCGGGAAGTCCCTTTCCCTGGACGCGTCTAAGACGTCAATTTGGTAGGTCTCCCCGCGGATACGAAACAGTTTCCTGTGGAAATCCTCTGAGGTTGGATTGTACTCTTCCACAAATCCGTCCCGAAGGTATCTTCTCAAGATGGAAGTCTTGCCAACCCGTGGCGCACCGAGAACCACGATGCGCTTACAGTTCTGCGGCTTGGTGGAGCAAAGGGCGACCTGTCGGTGCTCTTGGCCGATCTGACGATGCCATGTTTGACCTTGGAGAACCAGAGCTGCCAGCTGATCCAGTGGGGATCTCTTGTGGGGGTGGCTGCTGTTGGCAGTGGACAGCTGCCTCACGGCTGTCCCCGAGCGcgttttcttctcctgtttccACTGAGACGTGACCGCTTTAAGAATCCCCAAACCCGCTTTAATCCCCGATGAACTCAGGTGCTGCGATGCGTTTTTGTAAGCCATGACTTTGGAGGAGCCGGCGCACTGTCCGTCCATATTACCATGAAACTGGGAAGCATCTATAGAGCAGCTGAGCTGGTGCGCAGCTGGGACTGCGGTGGTCGGTGCGCCGGTGGAGAGTCTGGTCATTTCCATCACTGTGAGAAGGTTTACGCACAACAAAGTGGGCAGAAATATGGTCTGACGTTTTCTAGACCTGCTCCTGCTCGTGTTTGGCGCCGAGGCTGATATCTGCTGTCTTTATATAAGCTATCACCAGCCCCATCACCCGCGTCATTCTGACTGACAGAAGAGGTTGTTGTGTTCTACAGAACACAATGTTTTAAAGGGAGCATACAACCTAACTCTTGGTTAGAACACGATTTACCATGTTGCTGAGACCCCTTGATACCTTTAACTGTCCATTAAATCACAGATAATGTTACAGCCTCATGTGCACTAATATATAGAACATTTCATAGACatacacctctctctctctctctctctctctctctctctctctctctctctctctctctctctctctctgtctgtctgtctgtctgtctgtctgtctgtctgtctgtctgtctgtcatctaTCTAACAAACttactatctatctatctatctttctgtctgtctgtctgtctgtctgtctatatatctatctgtctgtctgtctgtctgtctatatatctatctatctatctatctgtctgtctgtctatctatctatctatctatctgtctgtctgtctatctatctatctatctatctatctatctatctatctatctatctatctatctatctatctatctatctatctgtctgtctgtctgtctgtctgtctgtctgtctatatatctatctatcaatctatctgtctgtctgtctatctatctatctatctatctatctatctatctatctatctgtctgtctgtctatctatatatctatctatctgtctgtctgtctatctatctatctatctatctatatatctatctatctgtctgtctgtctgtctatctatctatctatctgtgtgtgtgtttaatataatgtattaatttgttatgtgtgtgtcattgttgctcttgttttgttgattgttccgttatttaaaaaataaagtgagaaagagATGACGTTTCCCTCGTTGCTCCAAACGGTTGCCCGTTGCCATGGTTACGAGTCGAGCAAACTTACCCGGGGCTGAGTTAGCTTGGTTAGCATTGCTACCGCTACATTAGCTGTGTAGCTTCAAGGCTCAGACCAAATGAACCGCAGTGAGAAGACGGAGTTCAGAGCTTTGAGTCTCTCAGGTCAGCTACAAgcttctgtgtgtctctgttcctcctctgtttctaACCGAAGCTTTAGTTTGTGTCTATAGCTTCTCCACCTGTGCTAAACTCAGAGTTCATGTACCTGTGAAACAGCGTACTACAGTACTATGGCTTAAAATGTTTACAGGTACAAGTAAAGTGTTAGCAAAGATGTAGGCTGCTTAAAGTAGCCAAGTAAAGGAACTCATTGCCCTTTTTACAAGAATGTATGTTATATtgttgcattaatgtgtgcacACCTTAAATGTTTCAACTGATAGCTGGGAGTAACTTAACTTCTTATCCTGCTTGGTCAGCTTGTGAATTTGATCTTAGGGAGTTTTATGTGATATCAACCTTTAACAATCCATCCAAATATATTCCATCTAATGTATCTGAAACTGCAGTAACTCATCAGCAAagtaatcaaataaatatagaaGTGAAAAATAGCCTAAATAGAAGTTTGATTACttcagaatagaatagaaagcctttattgttaatatacaaaaaacatgcaacaaaaCTATGTGACTGCTAGCTGAACAGTGCAAACAGAAACTGACAAAAGGGCACAAAATAATATTGCACTTAAAATAATATTGCAATAAGAGCATGCAGTTAAAACGTATAATACCTTAAAAACACATCCTTTTGCACCTGTACTGCAGTCTGCAGGGCAGGAAGTTCAATAGGTGGTATCCAGGGTGGAAAGGGtcttttgattattttgaatactttatatcttCAATTGTACTGAGGTAAAATTCTTGGGTAAACCTAATTAGCTTAACTTAATTTCATTCCACCACTGATTTAATAAAGTTGGAGATGGAGATGTGTTGCCTTAAATGCCACACATTCTCAACCAGAAAGTAGGTCAGTATCATCTGATTTTGATAGATTCATTTCTAGAGTTATAAAAGCACTGCAGCAATTTCATGCCTTGAGGGACAACGGCATTTCTTGCTTTTAGAAAGATAAAGCAGTTATCTGAAAAGATGTACTAAATGTGTGAAGGACAAGAAATAGAGGAagtgaagtaaaacattttcaaagaaaaTCCGATAATTGCTGTGGCCATGGAAACAACAATCAGGCTCAGCTGGATAAAGAGAAATGAACAGAATTGCGTAACCATGTCACTGTTCCATAGTAATCtttttctctgcatgtgtgtgtatgtgcacactgATGTACTTTGTGCACAAGTAGAACCTCACTTCACTTTTGAAAATGCTAAAATCAGGGGATAACTGTTTGGTGACCTCATTCATTATAATCTGTGTGTAGAGATTACACAAAGATGGATTACACTAAATATTGTTCTAGTATTGTTGTACCCAGATTAACGTAACATATAATTACTCTATATTCCCATACTAgtgtcattttctttcctctcctatAGAGAACAAGACGTTTTCCAGTGTTGGTGATGACCGGTCCGAGAAGTCGTCTTCTTCTCTCATGGATATCCAGGCTGTGGCCAGTGATCCAGAGGAACTCAATAAAGTTAACCCACTTCATCAATTTGTTGCATTTAACATTGGTTTTAAAAATCACCCTGTTCCCCAAATAGAATAATGTGTGTGGcactttcattttaaagcaattGTATTGTGTAATTGATTACGATGATGTCTGCAGCTTCATGTCCCAAAGCCACCCAAGGGCCATCAAAATCCAGTGCTCACATCATGTGTGGGTAAAATTCATTCAGTGAAGCTGGATGCTGGCTCCCAGTCTCTGTGCTACTCAGGTAAGTTGTATTCCTTTGCCCTCGTGGATAATGGGATACAGAGTAATACCTGCTGAACAATTTCCTGTTGCTTAAGGAGATGTTAATCTGATCATAATATGCATCTTGCAAGCTAAAGTTAGTTTATTTCTTCTCCTGTGCTTTTAAGGACTGGAGGGGCTTCGCTTTGATGATCAAGGAATGGTTCTTCCACACAGCATCCTGGGTAGTTTAGAGGATTTCAGAACTTATCTTGAGGTCAAAGGGGAGACAGAGGTAAATTCAGAAGAAATGTACTTTGCTCTCAATCTGTAACCCAACACATATAACATAAATAATTTGACTTTGTTCCAGTTGGTGAAGCAAATACCAAATTCCCAGAGAGATGCTTCATATGAGATCCAAGGGAGGCATCACTGTAAGGCAGTGGAGGAAGAGCGTGAGCTCTCGTTAGGCCACAGAAACATCCAGGGTAATGCCCTGCAGAATTGGCAAACACATATGAGGCAGCGCAGACAGCAACAGGACCAATTATCCAGTGAGTTGATTTGAGAGCAGTATTCATATCATTATTGCAGTTTTAACCAGAGTACAACTGCAGGTTTCTAATTGGTAGCAAATTAAAGAACTGGATATTCTTGAATCTTATGCTTTTCTATCAACAACTCTACTTTTTTCAACTCTGTCAAGACTTGCTCCACAGACCAGTCGAGATGTTACTGATGAACCAAGACAACCATTTCAGAGAAACCCAGGAGCAAAAGGAATTTCTAAACCAAGTCATGCCGCTTATCCACTCTAGATATGTATGACACACATTTGCCTACTCTTTTCTGCTGTGCCTTTAGCCATCTGTAGTTCTCTACTATCTAAACTCACTCAAGCTCAGTCACCATGTTCTTCCTCACACGTTTGACATGTATGTCTTAGGGTTATCGTGTTGGTGATGAGTTCTGGACTCTCCCCCAGCGTTATGGGGACGAAATGAGCGGCATCACAGCCACTCTGACTCAGACAGAGCAGGGCAGACGAGAACCTGTCACACATATCGGACAACCAAGCAGCATACGACAGGAATTGGGTagg
This is a stretch of genomic DNA from Paralichthys olivaceus isolate ysfri-2021 chromosome 8, ASM2471397v2, whole genome shotgun sequence. It encodes these proteins:
- the rasd2b gene encoding dexamethasone-induced Ras-related protein 1, with protein sequence MEMTRLSTGAPTTAVPAAHQLSCSIDASQFHGNMDGQCAGSSKVMAYKNASQHLSSSGIKAGLGILKAVTSQWKQEKKTRSGTAVRQLSTANSSHPHKRSPLDQLAALVLQGQTWHRQIGQEHRQVALCSTKPQNCKRIVVLGAPRVGKTSILRRYLRDGFVEEYNPTSEDFHRKLFRIRGETYQIDVLDASRERDFPAKRRLSILTGDIFLLVFSVDDRSSFEEVCVLRREILAAKSKLTKSSVPELCAQPQVPLLVCANKVDLQGSERAIPKSEVLQALGDDCVLFETSAKDSTNLEKVFETLAKRGGLPTETGPSQHRKVSLRSYQAMRTGRAMGRGSQAPGRDDPCGALHPLARRPSFSTDLRQVIGPHTARKSGKALERCQIQ